A region from the Lysobacter antibioticus genome encodes:
- a CDS encoding thiol:disulfide interchange protein DsbA/DsbL: MNPRLASLFLLAVLPFAAFAAPKTAAPAGPAPEAGVDYVEIEGGKPFAAVKGKVEVVEVFGYTCPHCAHFEPQVAAWRAKQPADVNFVPLAAPFGGYWNPYAQAFYTAQSMKLLGKTHEAMFSALHEQHRLPIQNASTDEIAGFYAQHGADRQAFAAAMTGPATAKAMERAKAFIMAAGVDGTPSLVVAGKYRVTTQKGFDDMLRVADHLVARERAGKR, from the coding sequence ATGAATCCACGCCTGGCCTCCCTGTTCCTGCTCGCAGTGCTTCCGTTCGCCGCGTTCGCCGCGCCCAAGACGGCCGCGCCCGCGGGCCCGGCGCCGGAAGCCGGCGTCGACTACGTCGAGATCGAAGGCGGCAAGCCGTTCGCCGCGGTCAAGGGCAAGGTGGAAGTCGTCGAGGTGTTCGGCTACACCTGCCCGCACTGCGCCCACTTCGAGCCGCAGGTCGCCGCCTGGCGCGCCAAACAGCCGGCCGACGTCAACTTCGTGCCGCTGGCCGCTCCGTTCGGCGGTTACTGGAACCCGTATGCGCAGGCCTTCTACACCGCGCAGTCGATGAAGCTGCTCGGCAAGACCCACGAGGCCATGTTCAGCGCCCTGCACGAGCAGCACCGCCTGCCGATCCAGAACGCCTCGACCGACGAGATCGCCGGCTTCTACGCCCAGCACGGCGCAGACCGCCAGGCTTTCGCCGCGGCGATGACCGGCCCGGCCACCGCCAAGGCGATGGAGCGCGCCAAGGCCTTCATCATGGCCGCAGGCGTCGACGGCACGCCGTCGCTGGTGGTCGCCGGCAAGTACCGCGTGACCACCCAGAAGGGCTTCGACGACATGCTGCGCGTCGCCGATCATCTGGTCGCGCGCGAGCGCGCTGGCAAGCGCTGA